From Fibrobacter sp. UWB5, the proteins below share one genomic window:
- a CDS encoding class I SAM-dependent RNA methyltransferase, whose translation MLPTALEKRIKRQIIGKPHRFLAIVPLGFEQTLVQELLGFGLEFADAETAPRIAGDGKVEFTTKITETWKAVAYSRIANRVLMHVYDFKAENFRDLEKKAAEIPWELYLAPDPVQIHVTSKHSRLYHSDAVAERLQKVLEGVSLPLAPAAASATPSPRGLAPNTPHSAPQNLYVTLIDDRCTIWLDLAGEELYKRGHERFVNDAPLKETIAAAMLFEASSIAPSKEIAVFDLMAGSGTFSLEAAYMANGLIPGKCRDFALKHQPAFKEATWNFITKNIVAGDSGAKQSIARIITSDISPKAVEIVKHNVECSPLAGIEPAPVSPQLRDFFDYTAQEIADACQVGIHSDNSNPSEASPVIVLNPPYGKRLDFDAPKLYTRLGRRLAELARALQALGQSLTVAILAPKDDNRPGSAYTCTANLLRECPGLSPEHNPAAKCIATSHGGFSLNAFIAKI comes from the coding sequence ATGCTTCCTACGGCCCTTGAAAAACGAATCAAACGCCAGATAATCGGTAAGCCTCACCGCTTTTTGGCGATTGTACCTCTCGGTTTTGAACAGACTCTCGTTCAGGAACTGCTGGGTTTCGGGCTAGAATTTGCCGACGCCGAAACCGCCCCACGTATTGCCGGCGACGGCAAGGTCGAATTTACTACCAAGATTACCGAAACGTGGAAAGCCGTCGCTTACAGCCGTATCGCTAACCGCGTGCTGATGCATGTCTATGATTTCAAGGCCGAAAATTTCCGCGACCTCGAAAAGAAAGCCGCCGAAATCCCGTGGGAATTATACCTCGCACCGGACCCGGTCCAGATCCACGTAACCAGCAAGCATTCGCGCCTGTACCACAGCGATGCCGTCGCCGAAAGATTGCAGAAGGTCTTAGAAGGGGTAAGTCTCCCCCTCGCTCCAGCCGCGGCTTCCGCTACCCCCTCTCCTAGGGGCTTAGCCCCTAACACCCCACATTCCGCACCTCAAAACCTCTACGTCACACTTATCGATGACCGCTGTACCATTTGGCTTGACCTTGCCGGCGAAGAACTTTACAAGCGAGGCCACGAGCGTTTCGTGAACGATGCCCCGCTCAAGGAAACCATCGCCGCCGCGATGCTATTTGAAGCATCTAGCATTGCGCCCAGCAAAGAAATCGCAGTCTTCGATTTAATGGCCGGCAGCGGCACATTCAGCCTCGAAGCAGCCTACATGGCAAACGGACTCATTCCAGGCAAATGCCGCGATTTCGCCTTAAAGCACCAGCCCGCCTTCAAGGAAGCCACGTGGAATTTCATCACGAAAAACATCGTTGCAGGCGACAGTGGAGCGAAGCAATCCATCGCGAGAATCATCACCTCCGACATTTCGCCTAAGGCGGTCGAAATCGTCAAGCACAATGTGGAGTGTTCACCGCTCGCAGGCATCGAGCCCGCCCCCGTCTCGCCGCAGCTTCGCGACTTTTTCGACTACACCGCCCAAGAAATTGCCGACGCCTGCCAGGTCGGAATTCACTCTGACAACTCGAATCCGAGCGAAGCCTCCCCCGTCATCGTACTGAATCCGCCCTACGGCAAGCGTCTCGATTTTGATGCGCCCAAGCTCTACACGCGCCTCGGCCGCCGACTCGCCGAGCTCGCCCGCGCCCTGCAGGCCCTCGGCCAATCGCTCACGGTCGCCATCCTTGCGCCTAAAGACGACAACCGCCCCGGCTCCGCATACACCTGCACCGCAAACTTGCTGCGAGAGTGCCCCGGCTTGTCGCCCGAGCACAATCCAGCCGCCAAATGCATCGCCACAAGCCACGGCGGCTTCAGCCTGAACGCATTTATCGCAAAAATCTAG